AAGCGCCCTGACCATGCACGTCGATTCATCCATGACAATGATGCCCGCGGAACCGAGCATGGAGTCGATTGCCGCAAGGGAGTCAAAATCCATCTTGACATCGATTTCATCCGGAGTTAGGATGGGCGAAGATGACCCACCGGGCACAACTGCCTTTATTCCGTTGCCATTTTGCAGCCCGCCAGCATGCTTATAAATGATTTCGCGTAAAGGAGTCCCCATTGGTAGTTCGTAAACCCCCGGGTTTTTGACATGACCGCTGATGCTGTAAAGCCGTAGACCGCCATTCCTTTCAGAGCCAAGATTTGCAAACGAGTCTGCACCATTTTTTATTATCGTCGGCACATAGGCGAGGGTTTCCACGTTGTTGACAATGGTCGGAGAGCGAAACACCCCTTCGATTGCTGGAAACGGTGGCTTCATTCTCGGCCACCCCTTTTTACCCTCTAAAGATTCTAAAAGCGCCGTTTCTTCACCGCAAATGTAAGCGCCGGCCCCGCGATGAACGATCAAGTCCAAATCAAATTCAGAACCGAAAATCTGTTTACCGAGATAGCCTTTTTTGTATGCAGCTTCAATCTGTTCTACCAGCCTCTCCGCCTGGCGGACATACTCGCCGCGAATATAAATAAACGCCATATTCGCCCCAATGGCGTAAGAGGCAATCATGATCCCTTCGAAAAGACCGTGGGTGTAGTTATCGATTACATAGCGATCCTTAAATGTACCAGGCTCACTTTCATCAGCATTTATGACTAGATATTTGGGCTTTGGGCTGTTCTTCGGAATAAAGGACCATTTTCTGCCAGCAGGAAAACCAGCGCCGCCTAAACCGCGTAAATTCGCGTTCGAGACTTCCTTGATAATCTCTTCCGGCGTCCACTTTTTGAGGACTTTACGGATGGCTTCGTAGCCACCGTGCTTTTCATAGACATCGATGGTGTGGCTGTCTTCGATATCGAAAAATTTTGAGATGATTTTTTCTGACATGCTTATTTATAATTGATTTTAACACAAAGAGAATAAAGCGACACTGAATCGGAAGATAGTAGTCTCAAAAGTGTTGGCGTGTTTGAGTGTTAGAGCATTCGATTAAATATCCGATTAACACCTGAACACATTAACACATTAACACATTAACACGTTAACACCTCTATGTCCCTCATGCTTTGTGTTTATGAATTTTCTTTTAGTATATCGTCGATTTTCTCTTTCGTCAGGTTGCCGTAATAATCTTCGTTTAACTGCATCATGGGCGCGGTTTCACATGCAGCCAAACATTCGACCGGAGTGAAGGTATACATTAAATCATCACTAGTCTGATCAGAGCTAAGCTTTAACTTTTCCGATAAATAATCAATGATTTTCACACATCCCTTTAAATCGCAGGAAAGTCCCCGGCAAATTTGAAAATGGTACTTTCCGCGCGGTTTGGCAGCGATGAGGGTGTAAAAAGTCATCACCTCGTGCACTTTTACCGGTGGCACATCTAACAATTTGCCCACGTATTCCTCGACTTCCAGAGAGATGTGGCCAAATTCTTTTTCCGCCAAATAGAGAACGGGAAGCATGGCCGCCCTTTTCTCAGGATACTTGGCCAGTATCTTGTCGCATTCAGCTTCGGCTGTTTCAGAAAACTTTATCTTCATCGATCCAATTCTCCAGCGATCATGTTGATCGAACCAAACGCCGGAACAATGTCTGCTACCTGTGCGCCTTCAATCATTTTACTAAAGCCGGCGACAAAGGCAAAACAGGGCGGCCGACAGCGAAGCCGGTACGCCTTGTCCGTACCATCGCTGACAATATAAAATCCCAATTCGCCATTTGCTCCTTCGACAGCAAAATAAGTCTCTCCTCGCGGTGGGCGAATACCGTAGCCATCCATAATCAACATAAAGTGATTCATGAGGCCCTCAATACTGCCATAAGTTTTCTCTTTGCTGGGCAAAGTAACCCGTTTATCGGGAGCATAGACTGTATCATGATAAGGCTGGTTGCTTCCCAGGAGGGTTGGGTCGGTAACAGCAATTTGATGCAGCAAATTTTTCGTCTGTCCGAACTTGCCTAAGTCTGCCATTTTTTCTGCAGGAATTTCCTTACCCTCAAAATCGACCATAATCGCGCCTTTGGGCATTTTTTCAAACGCCTGCTCGATAATGAGGCAGCTTTGTTCCATCTCCTCCATTCTAATCAGATAGCGGTCATAGATATCGCCGTTTTTGCCGATAGGGACTTCAAAATCAATTTTGTCATAATTACTGTAAGGAAATTGCTTGCGCACATCGTAATTAACACCACACGCTCGCAGCAAAGGTCCGGTGAAACTGAACGAAATAGCGTCGTCTTTGGAGACGGCGCCTACTCCCTGCACCCGGTCGACAAAAATTCTGTTTCGAGTTAAGAGTTTGTGAACTTGCTTAATCTCGTCTCTAACTTTCTTTAATTGGTCACGCACGCGTTTTTCAAAGTTTTCAGGCAAATCGGCTTTCACGCCGCCAACCCGGACATAGGAAATTGTAATTCTCGCACCTGTGACCTCTTCGATCAGTTGGTACATCGCCTCACGTGCCTGCATAAAGTAGAAAAACGCCGTCATAGCGCCGAGTTCCATGGCCATAGCGCCGATGCAGGTTAAATGGTCGGCTATACGGGAAATTTCACTCATGATCACTCGAATGTATTTGCAGCGCTCAGTTACTTCAACATCAAGTAATTTTTCAACTGTGAGGGCATAACCGACATTATTAATCAATGGAGAAACGTAGTTCAACCGGTCTGTGTAAGGAAAAACACCATTATAGCAAATACTCTCAGAATGCTTTTCGAAGGAGCGGTGCAAGAAGCCGATTCCCACGTCGGAACCAACCACGCGTTCGCCATCAAGCTCGAGAATGATTTTGATAACACCGTGCATAGCCGGATGAGATGGCCCCATGTTCAGAAACATATGTTTAACTTTTAAGCCATCCTCTTCGGAGATATATTCTTCCATGGCCTTATTAACCAGCTCAGCCGTGGGAGTAATCGTGCCGTTTTCAGTGTACTCAGCGCCTACTAGTGGCTGCCGTTTGGTAATCGGGTAATCTTTTCGCAGTGGGTGTCCTTTGAATTCATCATACATTAACAAGCGCCGCAAGTCAGGGTGCCCTTTGAACCGTATTCCGTACATATCCCAGACTTCCCGTTCGTACCAGTCTGCTATTTCCCATAGACTTGAAACGGTTTGAATTTGCGGGCTTCTTTCATCGACAGGCGCTTTGATGCGCAGCCGGTTATTATTTTTCAATGAATATAAAGTATACACAACTTCAAACCGAGGATCGCGACCCAAGTAATCAACACCTGCTAAATCCATGAGGAGATCAAATTTCAGCTTAGAATCATCACGGAGAAACTTGCAAATATCATAAATGTCAGCTTTATCGACCACGACAATTGCGTCATCGCGATAGCTGTAGGCGTCAAAGATGGAATCGGGGAATTTCTGTTGAAGGGTTATGAAAATATTCCTGGGCATTTAATATTCTTGCTTTTGATTTTGGATTTTTTCCTGTAAAAGCATCAACCCCTGAATTACCGTTTCCGGTCGCGGAGGACACCCGGGAATGTAAACGTCCACCGGCATAATCGTGTCAATGCCGATAACAGTTGAGTAGTCGTCATAAAAGCCGCCGGTGCAGGTACAAACGCCGAAAGCAACGACATATTTCGGTTCGCACATCTGGTCGTAAACCCGCCGCAGCATGGGAGCAATCTTCTGGCTGACGGTGCCCACGCACATCAGCATGTCCGCTTGTCGCGGCGAGAATCTCGGGAAAAGAGCGCCAAACCGATCGATGTCATAATGAGCGGAGGAAACTGCCATGTACTCCATGCCGCAACAGGCTGTCACAAATGGGTACGGAAAAAGAGAATACTTTCGCGCCCAACCGATCGCTTGATCGAGCTTGGTCGTTACTAAATTATCTCCGCCAAATATACTTCTCAGTCCCATTCTAACGCTCCTTTTTTCATGATGTAAACCAACCCTAATATCAAAACGGCAATGAACAATGTCATGGAAACAAACCCAACTATGCCAATGCTTTGGAAGACCACCGCCCACGGGAAAAGAAAGACAAGTTCGATATCAAACAAAATAAATAAAATTGCCACGGTATAAAATTTTACTGAAAACTTATTCGCAACTCCTGCAACGGGTATATTCCCGCATTCGAAAATCTCGTCTTTGACGGGATTTCTCTTTTTGGGCCCGAGCCACTGGTTTAGCCCCATCATTAGGACGACAACCAGGCCCGCTCCGCCAAACATAATTAAGACTGCGATAAGTTCGTTCATTTTGACGATTCAACTGACTTTTCAAAAGGTGCCAAAATTTGATTTAATTTATCAGGTTTAACTAAGTCTTCAATATTCACAAATTGTTTCTCACTTATGCTAACAGGAATCTGGGACAATAAATCAATATTGGTACCGCTTACTACGATTGGTTTGTCCATAGCCCAGGCAGCGCCCAATTCTTGAAGTACCCACTTTGAATTAATAGTGTTTGGAGATAACATAACAAAAAAAACATCGCAGTTTGAAAGTTCGTCCTTCAGTTTTGATTGCCAGTCCTCTCCTGCACTAAGGTTTTCGGTACTAAAAACCCGTACATTTGAATGTTTAGATAAAAGGCGTTCAAGTTTATGGGCATTGGAAATATCATCTGAAGCATGGCTCAAAAAAATACGAAGAGGTTCTTGGTGTTTGCTTTTATTATTCATTCTTTCGTGACTCCTTTGCACGACCCAACAGTTGTGCAATATATTGATCAAAATTATTTATATCAATCGCTTTATATGGAGATATAACTTCGGGCATTTCATCAGGAGTAACTTTATCTATTATTGTTACTACGCGTTTCTCTAATCCCCAAGCTGCGCCTAACTCTATCAATACCCAAGGCCGATTTACAGAATATCGGCTAAGAAGCAGCAAAAACTCATCACATTTTTGAATATTAATTCGAATTGATTCTGGAATCGAATCACCTCCATCAATATCCTTCTCATCCAAAAATGTTTTAATACCCCATTCTCGACCCTTTTCTTCGATCAAATTTGACATTTGTTTAGCGACCCACCGATTCTTTGGTTGAATGGCTAATAAAAACTAAATACTGCTTGGCACTTCTGGTTTTTTTTGTCACAATGAGTTTTTAATGAAATCCTTTTTGAACAGTAAGTTAATACTCCGCCAATTCCCTTAGTGCCTTAGTAATCTTCTCTGTATTCGGCATAAAATACGCCTCAAGCGGCGGACTGTAAGGCACAGGAGTATCAATAGAAGCAACCCGCTTGACCGGGGCATCCAAATATTCAAACGCATCTTGTGTAATGCAAGCGGAGATTTCTCCGCCAATACCGCCGGTTAAGGTCGCTTCGTGAACAATCATTGCCCGATTGGTTTTCTTGACGGACTCCAGAATCATCTCTTTATCAAACGGTAAAAGAGAGCGAAGATCCAAAACTTCCACCTCAACCCCCAACTTCGTTACGTTTTCAGCAGCTTCTAAAGAAAATTGAACCATCGAGCCATAGGTAATTAGAGTGATATCCTTACCAACACGTTTAATTTCAGCTTTGCCAATCGGAATCGTGTAGTCATCATCCGGCACTTCGCCTTTCACATGCCGGTAAAGATACTTATGCTCAAAATAAAGCACCGGATTGTTATCACGAACTGCTGATTTAATCAAACCCTTTGCGTCATATGGCGTTGAAGGCGCAACCAATTTGAGCCCGGGTACATGAAAAAACCAGGCCTCCGGATTCTGCGAATGAAAGGGACCGGCATGAAGGCCGCCACCGGATGGCAAGCGAATGACCATGGGTACCGCCGCGCCCCAACGATAATGCGTTTTGGCGCCCATATTAACCAGTTGGTTCCAACCGTTGGAGATAAAATCCGCAAACTGCATTTCAGCGACGGGTCGCAGCCCCATGATCGCGGCGCCAATCGAGACGCCGACAATCGCAGTCTCTGCTAAAATGGTGTCAACGACTCTTTCTTCGCCAAACTCCTTTATAAAGCCTTTTGTGACTTTGAATGCGCCGCCGTATTCACCAATATCTTCCCC
The candidate division KSB1 bacterium DNA segment above includes these coding regions:
- the nuoF gene encoding NADH-quinone oxidoreductase subunit NuoF, whose translation is MSEKIISKFFDIEDSHTIDVYEKHGGYEAIRKVLKKWTPEEIIKEVSNANLRGLGGAGFPAGRKWSFIPKNSPKPKYLVINADESEPGTFKDRYVIDNYTHGLFEGIMIASYAIGANMAFIYIRGEYVRQAERLVEQIEAAYKKGYLGKQIFGSEFDLDLIVHRGAGAYICGEETALLESLEGKKGWPRMKPPFPAIEGVFRSPTIVNNVETLAYVPTIIKNGADSFANLGSERNGGLRLYSISGHVKNPGVYELPMGTPLREIIYKHAGGLQNGNGIKAVVPGGSSSPILTPDEIDVKMDFDSLAAIDSMLGSAGIIVMDESTCMVRALYVVTRFYHHESCGQCTPCREGTGWAEKVLKRILDGNGRPEDIDNLVEIADNIIGNTICPLGDAAALPIQSYVKKFREEFEYHVREGKCDVKGH
- a CDS encoding NAD(P)H-dependent oxidoreductase subunit E; this translates as MKIKFSETAEAECDKILAKYPEKRAAMLPVLYLAEKEFGHISLEVEEYVGKLLDVPPVKVHEVMTFYTLIAAKPRGKYHFQICRGLSCDLKGCVKIIDYLSEKLKLSSDQTSDDLMYTFTPVECLAACETAPMMQLNEDYYGNLTKEKIDDILKENS
- a CDS encoding NADH-quinone oxidoreductase subunit D, which codes for MPRNIFITLQQKFPDSIFDAYSYRDDAIVVVDKADIYDICKFLRDDSKLKFDLLMDLAGVDYLGRDPRFEVVYTLYSLKNNNRLRIKAPVDERSPQIQTVSSLWEIADWYEREVWDMYGIRFKGHPDLRRLLMYDEFKGHPLRKDYPITKRQPLVGAEYTENGTITPTAELVNKAMEEYISEEDGLKVKHMFLNMGPSHPAMHGVIKIILELDGERVVGSDVGIGFLHRSFEKHSESICYNGVFPYTDRLNYVSPLINNVGYALTVEKLLDVEVTERCKYIRVIMSEISRIADHLTCIGAMAMELGAMTAFFYFMQAREAMYQLIEEVTGARITISYVRVGGVKADLPENFEKRVRDQLKKVRDEIKQVHKLLTRNRIFVDRVQGVGAVSKDDAISFSFTGPLLRACGVNYDVRKQFPYSNYDKIDFEVPIGKNGDIYDRYLIRMEEMEQSCLIIEQAFEKMPKGAIMVDFEGKEIPAEKMADLGKFGQTKNLLHQIAVTDPTLLGSNQPYHDTVYAPDKRVTLPSKEKTYGSIEGLMNHFMLIMDGYGIRPPRGETYFAVEGANGELGFYIVSDGTDKAYRLRCRPPCFAFVAGFSKMIEGAQVADIVPAFGSINMIAGELDR
- the nuoB gene encoding NADH-quinone oxidoreductase subunit NuoB; the encoded protein is MGLRSIFGGDNLVTTKLDQAIGWARKYSLFPYPFVTACCGMEYMAVSSAHYDIDRFGALFPRFSPRQADMLMCVGTVSQKIAPMLRRVYDQMCEPKYVVAFGVCTCTGGFYDDYSTVIGIDTIMPVDVYIPGCPPRPETVIQGLMLLQEKIQNQKQEY
- the ndhC gene encoding NADH-quinone oxidoreductase subunit A, whose amino-acid sequence is MNELIAVLIMFGGAGLVVVLMMGLNQWLGPKKRNPVKDEIFECGNIPVAGVANKFSVKFYTVAILFILFDIELVFLFPWAVVFQSIGIVGFVSMTLFIAVLILGLVYIMKKGALEWD
- a CDS encoding toll/interleukin-1 receptor domain-containing protein; translated protein: MNNKSKHQEPLRIFLSHASDDISNAHKLERLLSKHSNVRVFSTENLSAGEDWQSKLKDELSNCDVFFVMLSPNTINSKWVLQELGAAWAMDKPIVVSGTNIDLLSQIPVSISEKQFVNIEDLVKPDKLNQILAPFEKSVESSK
- a CDS encoding toll/interleukin-1 receptor domain-containing protein — protein: MSNLIEEKGREWGIKTFLDEKDIDGGDSIPESIRINIQKCDEFLLLLSRYSVNRPWVLIELGAAWGLEKRVVTIIDKVTPDEMPEVISPYKAIDINNFDQYIAQLLGRAKESRKNE
- a CDS encoding alpha-ketoacid dehydrogenase subunit beta, whose amino-acid sequence is MSTITYIEAITKGLREEMQRDESVFCLGEDIGEYGGAFKVTKGFIKEFGEERVVDTILAETAIVGVSIGAAIMGLRPVAEMQFADFISNGWNQLVNMGAKTHYRWGAAVPMVIRLPSGGGLHAGPFHSQNPEAWFFHVPGLKLVAPSTPYDAKGLIKSAVRDNNPVLYFEHKYLYRHVKGEVPDDDYTIPIGKAEIKRVGKDITLITYGSMVQFSLEAAENVTKLGVEVEVLDLRSLLPFDKEMILESVKKTNRAMIVHEATLTGGIGGEISACITQDAFEYLDAPVKRVASIDTPVPYSPPLEAYFMPNTEKITKALRELAEY